A stretch of DNA from Gottschalkia acidurici 9a:
TGTTTTCTGAAGAAAACCGAACTTCTCCATCGATGATCCACCTGAAACTATAATAGCTTTTTTGTGTCCTTTAAGATTTTTTAATTCTTCTAGAGCTCCTTTTCCAAAATATAAATCTCTAGGTAATGTAAATCTAGCCATACTTTAACCCCTCCTCAAGTTGTTGTATATCTAATACACAATATATATATCCATATTTCATGAATTTAATTACCCTTTTTAAACTTTATGTAAATAATTACTTAATTCACTTTTAATTTAACAAAGATTTTTATATTTTTTAAACACTATTATTCTTTACTGTTGTATATTAATAAGGTTTATTATATAAAGAATTTAGAAGTTATAGTATAAGACTATTATATGCTTAAGTATGTAAGTTCAATTATATGATAGAGTCTATATATGATTTAGAATTAGAAATTTGATCTCTTTTATTTTTAAAAACATTTTACTATACCTTAGTCTTTATTTTATAAATCTTTAGAAATTCTTTAGATTTTACTAGAGTTTATTTTAAGAATTAAAAGATACGATAAGGGTATGGAAAGGAGGAAATAAGGTGGAGCCATATAACATCTTAGTTGTAGAAGATGAGCCGGACATAGCCATTGCTATAGAAGCATACTTAGTAAACCAAGGATATAAAGTTCTTATAGGAAGTAATGGACTTGAGGGGCTAGATATACTTGAAAAGGAAACAGTACATCTAGCTATAGTGGATGTAATGATGCCAAAGATGGACGGAATAACTTTCACTATGAAATTAAGAGAACATTACGATTTTCCAGTTATAATATTATCAGCAAAATCAGAGGAAGTTGATAAAATAATGGGATTAAATATAGGAGCAGATGACTACATAACAAAACCGTTTAAACCTCTTGAACTTTTAGCAAGAGTAAATTCTCAACTAAGAAGATATGCAAAGTTTTTAAATATGATAAATCAAAATATTAATAAAAATAAAACTTTAATCGTGGGAGGGCTAGAGTTAGACATTGACGCAAAAGAAGTGACCTTAGACGGTAATCCAGTAAAGATGACACCTATTGAATTTAAGATACTTACATTACTTATGAAACATCCGGGAAGAGTTTTTTCTGCAGATGAAATATATGAAAGAGTATGGAATGAGCAAGCAATAAATACTGATACAATAATGGTTCATGTGAGAAATATAAGAGAAAAAATAGAGATAAATCCTAAAAATCCGAAATATTTAAAGGTGGTGTGGGGAGTTGGTTACAAAATTGAAAAGCAATAAAGATAAGCTTAATAAAATAGGAGTAATTCTAATCATATTAATAGCATCTATAGGTATGTGTTTATCTTATCCAAGTATAGAATATAGAGTAAACAAATATATAGATAATCCTTATGAAAGTGGTAGCTTAGTAAATGAACTTATTACATCTAATTATTCTTTATATTATAAGCTAAAGTCAAATAAAGTGGAGGGATCCGAAAAATTAAAGCCATCAGAATTGTTCTTTAATTTAGATGGTTTAACAGGATTAAAGAAAGATCTTATCTATCGTTCACGCGTGCTAGATAATGGTATAGCTAAGTGGACAACAAATTTAAATAATTCTTTGAAAAATTTAGACTATTATGCAAAAGACAGTGAAACAATGGCTCAAGATTCAAGAAGTGATTATAAGATA
This window harbors:
- a CDS encoding response regulator transcription factor → MEPYNILVVEDEPDIAIAIEAYLVNQGYKVLIGSNGLEGLDILEKETVHLAIVDVMMPKMDGITFTMKLREHYDFPVIILSAKSEEVDKIMGLNIGADDYITKPFKPLELLARVNSQLRRYAKFLNMINQNINKNKTLIVGGLELDIDAKEVTLDGNPVKMTPIEFKILTLLMKHPGRVFSADEIYERVWNEQAINTDTIMVHVRNIREKIEINPKNPKYLKVVWGVGYKIEKQ